CTCAGTTAGACGACCAAATGATTGCATACCGTAAATTGGTTTCTATGAAATCGGATGGTTCAGAGAATGATATCGAGACTGATATAGAAAGATCACTAAAGCAACTTCAGCAAGTTAATTCTCAAATGCAAACCTGGGTATCATCAGGAGGCTCGGAAGTTCTATCTCATACATTGACCCGTCATATGGAGATTTTGCAAGACCTGACGCAGGTTCCAATAAATCCCTCTTACACTAAGTAATCACATTCTTCACAATTACAGTTTGTTTAGCTCCAATATTAAATCAAGGTTTCTATTAATTTCTCCCCAGTCATAATAACCATGAATTATAAAGTTTGCTGTGGAGCAACACTCTTTGAAGTTTGGACACCGCATATAGAACGGCTAGACTTCTCTcataattctgaaaagttgctaaCCCAACAATTCAACACAGGAATTCTATCGGCTTCGATCTAGTCTCAGAGTGAAGCAACAGCATGCTTCCCTCCTTGACTTGAGAGACTTTGACAGAGCAAAGTTCGACGTGGAAGAGTCTGGAGACTCAGAACAAGCTCTTCTTAGAGAACAAGCTGCAATCAGCAGGAATTCCGGACAGGTAGGATTGTCCTGCTTTTTAGGAGCACCTGTATTGCTTTCTGAAATTTGCCTCAATTTATTGTTAGCTCTATCAGATAGTATCATATAAGGCATACAAACAAACCTAGGATAACAGCTTACATGCATGAATGAAGTTGCATTGCATTACCAACAAGAATTCTCAAGCATTTCAAATTGAAGGAGCCTCACTCACCTTTCTTGTTAGGAGATAATTTAATTCTGTCAGGACAAACAAATGAATTAAAATTCACCTTTCTGGTGGAGTATTTGTTAACAAATATTTATTTTCTTACTGAACAGCACCTGCCACATAAAATAAGGGAACGATGTCGCTTTTATTTTTGGTTTTCCTATGGCATGTGCTGCACAATTTAACTGTTCTTGCTTGTTATTAATATGTTTTGGACTCAATGAGGTTCAGGAATTCCACAAAGGCCCATATATTACATTTAACTTGATTATAGTGCATGCTAATAATTGCATGTGCGCGTCTATTTCAGTTTGAGCAAAATTTCTAGAATTTCAACCTACATGCTCGTGAAATTGCTTGTTTAGAAATCTATCTTTCATTAAAAACTGCAACAAGAACAAgaccaacagcaacaacaacaacaacaacaacaacaagaaagccttttagtcccaaacaagttcgggtaggctagagttgaaacccaTAGGGTCTCAAAACCAACTCATGGTTATGGcacgtggatagctaacttccacgcccccctgtccatggctagttctttggtgatattccagtccttcggatctctcttaacggactccacccatgtcaagtttggtctaccccgacctctcttgacattatcagcacaCTTTAACCGTGCGCtgtatatgcccaaaccatctcaaacgatgttggacaagcttctcttcaatcggtgccACTTGAACTTTATCATGTATATCCTCATTCTAGACCCGATCCTTTCTTGTGTGGCCACATACACATCTCAACATGCACATTTCTGCTACACCTAACTGTTGGGcatgtcgccttttagttggcCGACATTCAGCTCCATACAACATTGGTCGAATcgccgtcctatagaacttgccttttgGCTTTTgcggcactctcttgtcacagaggacgccaaaagcttggcgccacttcatccatccagcttTGGTTCAGTGGCTCACATCTTCATGATATCACCATCCTTTTGCAGCATTGACCCCagatatcgaaaggtgtccttttgAGGTATCACTTGCCCACCAAGGCTAACCTCCCTTCTCCTGCTCGTGCCTACTAGTCTGAAGCCGCACCTTATGTACTCAGTTGTTACTTTTCGATTCCAAAGTCTGTCTCCACAGCTCTAACTTTCTATTAACCCCCGTCTGCCTATCGttgactagcaccacatcatccgcaaagagcatacaccatgggttATCTCCTTGTATctcttgtgacctcatccatcaccaaagcaaaaagataagggctcaaagctggcCCTTGGTGCAGGCCTATTTTAATCGGAAAGGCATCAGTGTCGCCAACTCGCCATCACTGAAAACTGCAATTGAACAAATATGATGTTTTTTAAGCCTTTAAAGCTCCCTGTTAAGGGTTTTCTGGTAGTCATTGTTGCGTGGGAACATATAGTGGCAGGAGGGCATTAGTTCAGTACTCGAGTTATGGCCTAGTTCCCATCGAAAGCTGAAATATAAGTGGAATGGAACATAGAAAGTGACATTGTTTGCATGCTTATGTTGGAAGCTGTAAAGAGGACCTAGGTTTTTAGCAAAGACCACATGCTGTTTGTGTGTGGGCATCTTTAATGGTTATATGATAGTTATTGGTAAATTTTGCCGCATAGGATATGTGATGATTGTGGCGGAGAATAAATGAGATGAGAGAGCAAAGTTGTTTGAACTTGaaccaacaacctttgcacaagctccaaggtgCAAAGAGAGCGACCTTATTTATTATCTCATTTCTATTGGACAACTCGATATACTATTGGAATGGTTCTatgatagcttgttggttgatgTTGATGACATGGATAAACATACCAACAAATTAACGTaaaagctattggagatgctctgagGAGATAACCGATGGAGGTGACCACAACTTGCAAATAGGAGCTGCTGGCTTAAAAGCTGACAGTCCCTTCTTTAATGTAACTTTCTCAGCTGTCATTTTCTTATGTCTGGACATGAGAAATTAAGGGTTATTCCCTTGACCAGTAAGCCATAGGCTGGACCTGTGAAAAGGATGTTCTGACCATTTCTACAGCACAGGAAGTCTATTCTTATATACAGACGGTCTACAACAATGCTTAAACTTTCCACTAATCACCTTCGCAACAAAGCAGTAATTACAACTACGAATGCGGACACCGGAGAACAGTCCTTATAATGAGATTTCGGAATGAAACTACCGTATTGCCTTTGCATTTCTGGTCATCATCAATAGTTGCATGTAGAAATGCTTTCACTGTCTTGTTACTTTCTAAGCTACATAGGTTTACTATACTGAGAATTCGGAACGAAACCACTGTAGCGCCTTTGCTGCCTGCTGTCTGTCAACTGTATGGATCACGGGGTGCATTATTACATGTGTTTTCATGCTCAAGGGGCTGCTGGCTGACTGGAGAATATTTTTATTAAATTGATAAGACACATATGTGTCCACTGCCAGAGCTACTTAGCCTGAGCTACCTCTAGGTTCCTCAAACTTTAACCAACTACTAGTAGTTAGTTAATTTTAGAAAAATCTATGTAGATGGATATTAAACCATGAAAACCAAAGGTGTGTTGGTTGGCTGACTTTTTGGTGTGATACTTTTTGTACCAAAATTTGGATTGTCTAGCTTTTCTGAACCATTACCTGTTGCATGTTTAGGTGGATACTGTGATATCACAGGCTCAAGCAACACTGGGCGCTCTCATGTCTCAACGTTCAACTTTTGGTGGCATTACTACCAAAATAAGCAACGTTAGCAGCCGGATCCCCACGGTATGTATCGTATATCCTTATGAGCTGAGCAAGTGACGACTCGTCTATTGATGTGTGTGCCTGACAATTGCTTTCCACTGAACCTATCAGATTAATCACATCCTCGCGTCGATCAGAAGAAAGAAATCGATGGACACGATAATTCTCTCGCTCGTGGCGTCCGTCTGCGCGTTTCTTATGTTCATCTACTGGTTGTCAAAGTAGTAGGATGTGGTTGGCCACAGCGAAAAGGCATCATAGTGTTGTAAGTTTGGATCACAGTGCCGGTACAGATAATGATATGATTGGTGTTTGTACAATATTGATTCAATGGTATTACATTTTCACATCGCTCTTCAGCCTCATTCTCCATCTCGACCGGACCATATATACCTGTTGTACCATTTGTGCATATAATAAATAAAAACCCCTCTTTAGTTTTGTACCTTTTGGACGAGGGATTTCATCGGC
This window of the Triticum aestivum cultivar Chinese Spring chromosome 5D, IWGSC CS RefSeq v2.1, whole genome shotgun sequence genome carries:
- the LOC123121638 gene encoding Golgi SNAP receptor complex member 1-1; the encoded protein is MEASSWDALRKQARRLEAQLDDQMIAYRKLVSMKSDGSENDIETDIERSLKQLQQVNSQMQTWVSSGGSEVLSHTLTRHMEILQDLTQEFYRLRSSLRVKQQHASLLDLRDFDRAKFDVEESGDSEQALLREQAAISRNSGQVDTVISQAQATLGALMSQRSTFGGITTKISNVSSRIPTINHILASIRRKKSMDTIILSLVASVCAFLMFIYWLSK